Proteins encoded together in one Thermoplasmatales archaeon BRNA1 window:
- a CDS encoding Archaeal holliday junction resolvase (hjc) codes for MAPAGDTYERELKYLLSGDEKTIRKMVKTCSEEETVAYTSMFDHPFLMIRAAGSLGVDLVALRWDFSFPIEVKSSEKDTLYMSKSERLGDQADEMLSTCNKSHIIPIYAYRLKGVRGDPWRIFTIPSDCPLKGTAALLRRRIPMLDVSRGGNFIMRWNDGMKLSDFLHYVGLSCYESLPPEEAVSYEEEAACDE; via the coding sequence ATGGCACCTGCCGGTGACACCTACGAACGCGAACTCAAGTACCTCCTTTCCGGGGACGAGAAGACCATCCGCAAGATGGTCAAGACCTGCTCCGAGGAGGAGACCGTCGCGTACACGTCGATGTTCGACCATCCCTTTCTGATGATCCGCGCGGCAGGCTCCCTGGGCGTCGACCTCGTGGCCCTGAGATGGGACTTTTCCTTCCCCATCGAGGTCAAGAGCAGCGAGAAGGACACCCTCTACATGAGCAAGAGCGAGCGCCTGGGAGACCAGGCGGACGAGATGCTCAGCACATGCAACAAATCCCACATCATCCCGATCTACGCATACCGCCTGAAGGGCGTGAGGGGAGATCCCTGGAGGATATTCACCATCCCCTCCGACTGCCCCCTGAAGGGGACCGCTGCGCTCCTCCGCAGGAGGATTCCCATGCTCGACGTGAGCAGGGGAGGGAACTTCATCATGAGATGGAACGACGGGATGAAGCTCAGCGACTTCCTGCACTACGTCGGACTGTCCTGCTACGAGAGCCTTCCGCCGGAAGAGGCCGTGTCGTACGAGGAAGAAGCGGCGTGCGACGAGTGA